One window of Myxocyprinus asiaticus isolate MX2 ecotype Aquarium Trade chromosome 6, UBuf_Myxa_2, whole genome shotgun sequence genomic DNA carries:
- the si:ch211-13f8.1 gene encoding uncharacterized protein si:ch211-13f8.1, with protein MEGETEGSQDLSSTHPLRSGAEKGTEQTNDPQSESSSALLKPKGSFTSCSLGSPPALSGSAVSALQSKVKAVSQRKLKGREREDLLAEVSIEQLGKKSQDDVVLSPCQTENTEQSRKSSTGDGEVLEPKIQVHTALTNSVMEGDKETCRKSGKDTLCQGVAGMSRGLCEWSSLEDIAVGGASEPQGDTPPSKSTSSPRHWAPPKGFWRVARPETLHLNSESPSTLATPKDIIPTTEEEPKQKPKLKSVGAMVHKELQRSDSLESAFHRCLQKETSMADPIVGLWKADSWETVCSRGGTLSLAEKVEINQRYLNQYQVKAIEITTSMHPEGQYQPPKEPYRDLPPYKLDDWDSAIFTKEPVLNYRPLIATTEVTLSPRHEQAKRLLEKARFKARSQNPKSENPGCPAQREGLELLPISVSSTMHSAVLVTAQEELASSHQQVDIRGRNHEHGVRLRQYGQSPTRVRFEDESEKEAERRYLERVRERGPVMVEKSPFTQQLKAEPVFNNPEDSRGASVNWVNVGIPVAILTKEGECIAAMVPKEEILRTCESCGSILRLAQTKESATTPTHSSIDSRVKAIPRWVTPGQSSQTICPTLMERITFTGGHSLAESVGRGGVGGAGESMSGFGKLRRRSSRGETGHGPYARSQDLWAQRRNSKTRSSLEDRTGISKVTETPAQGVTETSSEFENNDLTSNVRDSPTPQLPIKSALKSGSKSRQTGQRVVKLMPSVQYRLIHLDHKLDGGSHHECIQPEEHLSVTLSASPKVLPVTSGLPSLTRPSSLRYSSSVLTTDLQALTIWDPAADPVTCHLANEGVSRDTRSSCTPSVPSECHPNLRAMGLSKASDLRAELLRVEHRKAEMHWDDSVAGSRRGGEREGRPKLSLRRFFSAMGLNSVGKLVKGSRSNSMEHLCSPTARYSSAFSSPTHRGLAPLQRTPSLQLLHTESPLAQLHKASSVQCLQSPKRKSEHSTILGELPLPLSFGPRELRKEESLVEALEDSRGTGPQGRLIQAFPDGSLLMELIRPANGPFGFVISRGKGRPGSGMYVERVGDSPTENIYTGLLGVGDEILEVNGEIIAGLTLDQVTRLMTRDSKATIRILPHSWIKH; from the exons ATGGAGGGGGAGACAGAAGGAAGCCAAGATCTTTCTAGCACACACCCACTAAGAAGTGGGGCAGAGAAAGGTACTGAGCAAACCAATGACCCTCAAAGTGAGTCATCCAGTGCTCTTTTGAAACCCAAAGGATCTTTCACTTCCTGCTCCCTTGGATCCCCACCTGCCCTCTCTGGTTCAGCCGTTTCTGCCCTGCAATCTAAAGTGAAGGCAGTGTCCCAGAGAAAACTCAAGGGGAGGGAAAGAGAAGACCTATTGGCAGAGGTTTCCATAGAACAGTTGGGGAAGAAAAGTCAAGATGATGTGGTGTTGTCTCCTTGTCAAACAGAGAACACTGAACAGAGCAGGAAGTCAAGCACTGGTGATGGAGAAGTGTTGGAACCCAAGATTCAGGTGCACACTGCCCTGACCAACTCTGTTATGGAAGGAGACAAGGAGACTTGCAGAAAAAGTGGGAAAGACACCCTTTGTCAGGGTGTAGCAGGAATGTCCCGTGGGCTTTGTGAATGGTCTAGCCTGGAGGACATTGCAGTAGGCGGTGCTAGTGAACCTCAAGGGGACACTCCGCCATCAAAATCAACGTCTTCTCCCAGGCACTGGGCTCCTCCCAAGGGCTTTTGGAGAGTGGCTCGACCAGAGACATTACATCTAAATTCAGAGAGTCCCTCCACACTAGCAACTCCAAAGGATATAATACCTACAACTGAGGAGGAACCAAAACAGAAGCCAAAACTAAAGTCTGTGGGTGCAATGGTTCACAAGGAGCTGCAAAGGTCTGACAGCTTGGAAAGTGCTTTTCATAGGTGTCTCCAGAAGGAAACTAGCATGGCAGATCCCATTGTTGGCCTGTGGAAGGCAGACAGCTGGGAGACTGTGTGCTCCAGAGGAGGGACTTTGTCTCTTGCCGAGAAAGTAGAGATTAACCAGAGGTATTTGAACCAATACCAAGTCAAGGCCATTGAGATCACAACTTCTATGCATCCAGAAGGACAGTATCAACCACCAAAGGAGCCATACAGAG ATTTACCTCCCTACAAATTAGATGATTGGGACTCTGCAATCTTCACAAAGGAGCCTGTGTTAAACTATAG ACCTCTGATCGCCACCACTGAAGTAACTCTCAGCCCACGTCATGAGCAAGCAAAGCGTCTCCTAGAGAAAGCTCGATTCAAAGCACGTTCTCAAAACCCTAAAAGTGAAAACCCCGGCTGCCCTGCTCAAAGGGAGGGACT GGAGCTCTTACCAATCAGTGTTTCATCTACAATGCACAGTGCTGTTCTTGTCACGGCTCAAGAGGAATTAGCTTCATCTCATCAGCAAGTGGACATCCGAGGCAGGAACCATGAACACGGCGTGCGCTTACGTCAATATGGACAGTCACCTACAAGAGTACGTTTTGAAGATGAGTCAGAAAAGGAGGCTGAGCGACGATACCTAGAGCGGGTTCGTGAACGTGGGCCAGTGATGGTGGAGAAATCCCCCTTCACCCAGCAGTTAAAAGCAGAACCTGTGTTCAACAACCCAGAAGACAGCAGGGGGGCTTCAGTTAATTGGGTAAACGTCGGTATCCCTGTGGCCATATTGACCAAAGAGGGAGAGTGTATAGCTGCCATGGTGCCAAAGGAAGAAATACTCAGGACATGTGAATCTTGTGGGAGCATCTTGAGACTTGCACAGACCAAAGAATCTGCTACCACACCAACACACAGTAGCATAGATTCTCGGGTGAAGGCAATCCCTCGATGGGTCACCCCTGGCCAATCAAGTCAAACCATCTGCCCAACTTTAATGGAAAGAATTACTTTCACTGGAGGACACAGCCTGGCTGAAAGTGTTGGGAGGGGAGGTGTGGGCGGTGCGGGTGAAAGCATGTCAGGTTTCGGGAAGCTTAGAAGAAGGAGCAGCAGAGGTGAAACAGGTCATGGTCCCTATGCTCGAAGTCAGGATCTATGGGCTCAGAGGAGGAACTCAAAAACCAGGTCAAGTCTGGAGGATCGAACTGGTATCTCTAAAGTTACAGAGACACCTGCACAAGGTGTCACAGAAACCTCATCTGAGTTTGAGAATAATGATCTCACCAGCAATGTCAGGGACTCTCCTACTCCTCAGCTTCCAATCAAATCGGCTCTGAAATCAGGTTCCAAAAGCAGGCAAACAGGGCAACGGGTGGTTAAGCTAATGCCCTCGGTTCAGTATCGCTTAATTCACCTTGACCACAAGCTGGATGGAGGCTCTCACCACGAATGTATTCAGCCTGAAGAACACCTCAGTGTCACTCTCAGTGCCTCCCCAAAGGTTCTTCCAGTCACCTCAGGACTGCCTTCTTTAACCAGACCATCCTCTCTCAGGTATTCCTCATCAGTGCTGACAACAGACCTCCAGGCTCTAACAATATGGGACCCTGCAGCAGACCCAGTCACTT GTCATTTGGCAAATGAGGGTGTCAGCAGGGATACCAGAAGCTCTTGCACACCCTCTGTTCCCTCAGAGTGCCACCCAAATCTGAGAGCTATGGGCTTGTCCAAAGCAAGTGACCTTAGGGCAGAACTTCTGAGAGTAGAGCACCGAAAAGCTGAAATGCACTGGGATGACAGTGTAGCTGGGTCTAG GAGAGGAGGAGAGAGGGAAGGAAGGCCTAAGTTATCTCTCCGCCGCTTTTTCTCAGCCATGGGACTAAACAGTGTGGGTAAGCTGGTGAAGGGTAGCCGCTCCAACAGTATGGAGCACCTGTGTTCCCCCACTGCCCGCTACAGTTCTGCCTTCTCCAGTCCTACACACAGAGGCCTGGCCCCTCTTCAAAGAACTCCCTCTCTCCAGTTGCTCCACACA GAGTCTCCTTTGGCTCAGTTACATAAAGCATCTTCTGTCCAGTGTCTACAGTCCCCAAAGAGGAAGTCTGAACATTCCACTATACTAGGAGAGTTACCATTGCCATTGAGTTTTGGACCCAG GGAACTTCGGAAAGAAGAGAGCCTAGTGGAGGCACTTGAGGATTCTCGAGGGACAGGTCCACAAGGGCGGCTGATACAGGCCTTTCCTGATGGATCTTTACTTATGGAGCTCATCAGACCTGCCAATGGACCCTTCGGCTTTGTCATCTCCAGGGGTAAAGGGAGACCCGGCTCAG GTATGTATGTGGAACGAGTTGGAGACAGTCCCACAGAGAACATCTACACTGGGCTACTGGGTGTTGGAGATGAGATTCTAGAAGTCAATGGAGAAATCATAGCTGGACTGACCCTAGATCAGGTTACACGACTAATGACCCGTGATAGCAAAGCCACGATCCGGATCCTTCCACATTCCTGGATCAAGCACTGA